The Kribbella amoyensis genomic sequence TTGACCGGCCTTCCATATTTGATGTTTGATCAAATATCGGAGAGGAGATCATCCGGCATGAGGTTCAGACGTGCAGCCGTCGCAGGTGTGGCGGTTCTCGCGCTCGCTCTAGCGAGCGCGTGCAACGACAACGGCAGCACCAGCGGTGACGGCGGCGAGAACCTGGAGAAGGTCAGCTACCTCACTTCGTTCAACTTGTTCGGCCGCGAGGCCTACGCTTATGTCGCCCTCGAGAAGGGCTATTTCAAGGACGCCGGCTTCGACGTCACCATCAACCCGGGCTCGGGCACGGTCGACGTGATGAAGCTGGTGGCCGGCGGCCAGGCCGACTACGGCATCGGTGACTTCACCGGCACCGTCATCACGATGGGCAAGCAGAAGCTCCCGGTCACCACCGTCGGCATGATCCACCAGCGTTCGCTGGCCGCGATCGTGGCGCTGCAGGGTGGCTCGATCACCAAGGCGGAGGACCTGGTCGGCAAGAAGATCGGCGACCAGCCGGGCTCCACCAACACGGTGATGTTCCCGCTCTACGCCAAGGCCGCCGGGATCCCGGCCGACCAGACCAAGTTCGTGCCGAACCCGCCGCCGCAGCTGCCGCAGTTGCTCGCGGCCGGCACGGTCGACGGCATCGGCCAGTTCGTGGTCGGTGTGCCGCTGGTGGAGAAGGCGGACCC encodes the following:
- a CDS encoding ABC transporter substrate-binding protein, producing MRFRRAAVAGVAVLALALASACNDNGSTSGDGGENLEKVSYLTSFNLFGREAYAYVALEKGYFKDAGFDVTINPGSGTVDVMKLVAGGQADYGIGDFTGTVITMGKQKLPVTTVGMIHQRSLAAIVALQGGSITKAEDLVGKKIGDQPGSTNTVMFPLYAKAAGIPADQTKFVPNPPPQLPQLLAAGTVDGIGQFVVGVPLVEKADPKKRKAVVLPYGDKLPDLYGNAIITRSDLAKDHPDQVKRFTGALLKGLQDAIDDPEGAAKTMKKYAPNLDVDVATQELKLMKEYVKPEGFTGPLGDVDTARVQKVIDALVDAKQVGTDIKPADVVDGALAPKG